One part of the Trichoplusia ni isolate ovarian cell line Hi5 chromosome 2, tn1, whole genome shotgun sequence genome encodes these proteins:
- the LOC113508450 gene encoding histidine--tRNA ligase, cytoplasmic isoform X1, producing the protein MADNQETILLKIKEQGDLVRKLKAAKESNEKGRKKNLHYNLPEIDEWLREYSYICGYEPSCSDIDLFNGLGINIDFQKYKYIKRWWYHMRSFNDSEVSLFPKLDSPKVMQKVKDETLLDQQIQEEVAKLLALKAQLAPEDAAPQKFSLKTPKGTRDYNPQQMSLRNGVLDKIVAIFKRHGGECIDTPVFELKDVLTGKYGEDSKLIYDLKDQGGEILALRYDLTVPLARYLAMNKINTLKRYHIGKVYRRDNPAMTRGRYREFYQCDFDIAGQYDPMVPDAECLKVVTEILESLEIGQYVLKVNHRRLLDGMFEVCGVPADKFRTACSAVDKLDKSPWEEVRSEMINEKQISPDAADRIGEYVRLNGGVELVEKLLKDEKLSKTKAAVEGLEGVKLLLEYCELFGIKDKILFDLSLARGLDYYTGVIYEAVLTQPIKIGNEDQTVGSIAAGGRYDNLVGMFDSKHKQVPCVGLSIGVERIFSVMEAKLAAGVISVRTNDIDVYVASAQKNFLEERMKICAELWNAGIKTEQSYKKNPKMLNQLQHCEDNGIPIAVVLGESELKRGVVKVRNVTSRQEDEIPREKLVEELKARIAALSVKDVNGSA; encoded by the exons ATGGCAGATAACCAAGAAACTATActtttaaagataaaagaaCAAGGCGATCttgttagaaaattaaaagcTGCGAAAGAATCAAATGAGAAG GGAAGGAAGAAAAATTTGCATTACAATTTACCAGAGATTGATGAATGGTTACGTGAATATAGCTACATATGCGGCTACGAGCCTAGTTGTAGTGACATAGACCTCTTCAATGGGTTAggaataaatatagattttcaaaaatacaaatatatcaaGAGGTGGTGGTACCATATGCGGAGCTTCAATGACTCTGAAGTATCATTATTCCCTAAATTAGATTCTCCTAAAGTGATGCAAAAAGTGAAAGATGAGACACTACTTGACCAGCAG ATTCAAGAAGAAGTAGCAAAGCTGTTGGCACTAAAAGCACAGCTGGCTCCAGAAGATGCAGCGCCACAAAAGTTCAGTCTTAAAACGCCAAAGGGTACGAGGGACTACAACCCTCAACAGATGAGTTTGAGGAATGGGgtactggataaaatagtagcAATCTTCAAGAGACACGGAGGTGAATGTATTGACACACCTGTGTTTGAATTAAAG GATGTATTAACTGGAAAGTATGGAGAAGATTCAAAGCTCATATATGACTTGAAGGACCAAGGTGGTGAGATCTTAGCCTTAAGATATGACTTGACAGTGCCATTGGCAAGATACTTGGCTATGAACAAGATTAACACATTGAAGAGATACCACATTGGAAAGGTGTACCGTCGCGATAACCCGGCGATGACTAGGGGGCGATACAGGGAGTTTTATCAGtgt GATTTCGATATAGCAGGTCAGTATGACCCGATGGTGCCAGATGCGGAATGTTTGAAGGTGGTCACAGAGATTCTGGAGTCGCTTGAGATTGGCCAGTATGTGTTGAAGGTGAACCACAGACGGCTTCTCGACGGTATGTTCGAAGTTTGTGGGGTGCCAGCTGATAAGTTCAGGACAGCTTGCTCAGCGGTTGATAAGTTAGATAAG TCGCCGTGGGAGGAAGTGAGATCAGAAATGATAAATGAGAAACAAATATCTCCTGATGCGGCGGACAGGATCGGAGAGTACGTGCGTCTGAACGGTGGCGTCGAACTGGTTGAGAAACTACTCAAAGACGAGAAACTGTCCAAAACGAAGGCTGCCGTCGAAGGCCTTGAAGGCGTGAAGCTTCTGCTAGAGTATTGTGAACTCTTTGGTATCAAGGATAAAATACTCTTCGATCTAAGTCTTGCGAGAGGCTTGGACTACTACACTGGCGTTATTTATGAAGCTGTCTTAACGC AGCCAATTAAAATCGGCAATGAAGACCAAACTGTTGGATCCATCGCTGCTGGCGGCCGATACGATAATCTTGTTGGAATGTTCGACTCTAAACACAAACAG GTTCCCTGCGTAGGCCTCAGTATTGGTGTAGAGCGTATATTCTCCGTCATGGAAGCTAAGTTAGCGGCCGGCGTGATCAGCGTGCGTACCAATGACATCGACGTGTACGTTGCGTCTGCGCAGAAGAACTTCTTGGAGGAGCGCATGAAAATATGCGCAGAGCTGTGGAATGCTGGtattaag ACTGAGCAATCATACAAGAAGAATCCTAAAATGCTAAACCAACTGCAGCACTGCGAGGACAACGGCATTCCTATCGCCGTAGTACTAGGCGAGTCCGAGCTCAAAAGGGGCGTGGTCAAAGTTCGAAACGTGACGTCACGGCAAGAAGACGAAATACCAAGAGAAAAACTTGTTGAGGAACTGAAAGCAAGGATCGCCGCGTTAAGTGTTAAAGACGTGAATGGTTCCGCGTGA
- the LOC113508450 gene encoding histidine--tRNA ligase, cytoplasmic isoform X3: MADNQETILLKIKEQGDLVRKLKAAKESNEKIQEEVAKLLALKAQLAPEDAAPQKFSLKTPKGTRDYNPQQMSLRNGVLDKIVAIFKRHGGECIDTPVFELKDVLTGKYGEDSKLIYDLKDQGGEILALRYDLTVPLARYLAMNKINTLKRYHIGKVYRRDNPAMTRGRYREFYQCDFDIAGQYDPMVPDAECLKVVTEILESLEIGQYVLKVNHRRLLDGMFEVCGVPADKFRTACSAVDKLDKSPWEEVRSEMINEKQISPDAADRIGEYVRLNGGVELVEKLLKDEKLSKTKAAVEGLEGVKLLLEYCELFGIKDKILFDLSLARGLDYYTGVIYEAVLTQPIKIGNEDQTVGSIAAGGRYDNLVGMFDSKHKQVPCVGLSIGVERIFSVMEAKLAAGVISVRTNDIDVYVASAQKNFLEERMKICAELWNAGIKTEQSYKKNPKMLNQLQHCEDNGIPIAVVLGESELKRGVVKVRNVTSRQEDEIPREKLVEELKARIAALSVKDVNGSA, translated from the exons ATGGCAGATAACCAAGAAACTATActtttaaagataaaagaaCAAGGCGATCttgttagaaaattaaaagcTGCGAAAGAATCAAATGAGAAG ATTCAAGAAGAAGTAGCAAAGCTGTTGGCACTAAAAGCACAGCTGGCTCCAGAAGATGCAGCGCCACAAAAGTTCAGTCTTAAAACGCCAAAGGGTACGAGGGACTACAACCCTCAACAGATGAGTTTGAGGAATGGGgtactggataaaatagtagcAATCTTCAAGAGACACGGAGGTGAATGTATTGACACACCTGTGTTTGAATTAAAG GATGTATTAACTGGAAAGTATGGAGAAGATTCAAAGCTCATATATGACTTGAAGGACCAAGGTGGTGAGATCTTAGCCTTAAGATATGACTTGACAGTGCCATTGGCAAGATACTTGGCTATGAACAAGATTAACACATTGAAGAGATACCACATTGGAAAGGTGTACCGTCGCGATAACCCGGCGATGACTAGGGGGCGATACAGGGAGTTTTATCAGtgt GATTTCGATATAGCAGGTCAGTATGACCCGATGGTGCCAGATGCGGAATGTTTGAAGGTGGTCACAGAGATTCTGGAGTCGCTTGAGATTGGCCAGTATGTGTTGAAGGTGAACCACAGACGGCTTCTCGACGGTATGTTCGAAGTTTGTGGGGTGCCAGCTGATAAGTTCAGGACAGCTTGCTCAGCGGTTGATAAGTTAGATAAG TCGCCGTGGGAGGAAGTGAGATCAGAAATGATAAATGAGAAACAAATATCTCCTGATGCGGCGGACAGGATCGGAGAGTACGTGCGTCTGAACGGTGGCGTCGAACTGGTTGAGAAACTACTCAAAGACGAGAAACTGTCCAAAACGAAGGCTGCCGTCGAAGGCCTTGAAGGCGTGAAGCTTCTGCTAGAGTATTGTGAACTCTTTGGTATCAAGGATAAAATACTCTTCGATCTAAGTCTTGCGAGAGGCTTGGACTACTACACTGGCGTTATTTATGAAGCTGTCTTAACGC AGCCAATTAAAATCGGCAATGAAGACCAAACTGTTGGATCCATCGCTGCTGGCGGCCGATACGATAATCTTGTTGGAATGTTCGACTCTAAACACAAACAG GTTCCCTGCGTAGGCCTCAGTATTGGTGTAGAGCGTATATTCTCCGTCATGGAAGCTAAGTTAGCGGCCGGCGTGATCAGCGTGCGTACCAATGACATCGACGTGTACGTTGCGTCTGCGCAGAAGAACTTCTTGGAGGAGCGCATGAAAATATGCGCAGAGCTGTGGAATGCTGGtattaag ACTGAGCAATCATACAAGAAGAATCCTAAAATGCTAAACCAACTGCAGCACTGCGAGGACAACGGCATTCCTATCGCCGTAGTACTAGGCGAGTCCGAGCTCAAAAGGGGCGTGGTCAAAGTTCGAAACGTGACGTCACGGCAAGAAGACGAAATACCAAGAGAAAAACTTGTTGAGGAACTGAAAGCAAGGATCGCCGCGTTAAGTGTTAAAGACGTGAATGGTTCCGCGTGA
- the LOC113508450 gene encoding histidine--tRNA ligase, cytoplasmic isoform X2, whose product MSYKVLRFLKNHATLLRLHNPVVSSNFTKCIATSSQCKIQEEVAKLLALKAQLAPEDAAPQKFSLKTPKGTRDYNPQQMSLRNGVLDKIVAIFKRHGGECIDTPVFELKDVLTGKYGEDSKLIYDLKDQGGEILALRYDLTVPLARYLAMNKINTLKRYHIGKVYRRDNPAMTRGRYREFYQCDFDIAGQYDPMVPDAECLKVVTEILESLEIGQYVLKVNHRRLLDGMFEVCGVPADKFRTACSAVDKLDKSPWEEVRSEMINEKQISPDAADRIGEYVRLNGGVELVEKLLKDEKLSKTKAAVEGLEGVKLLLEYCELFGIKDKILFDLSLARGLDYYTGVIYEAVLTQPIKIGNEDQTVGSIAAGGRYDNLVGMFDSKHKQVPCVGLSIGVERIFSVMEAKLAAGVISVRTNDIDVYVASAQKNFLEERMKICAELWNAGIKTEQSYKKNPKMLNQLQHCEDNGIPIAVVLGESELKRGVVKVRNVTSRQEDEIPREKLVEELKARIAALSVKDVNGSA is encoded by the exons ATGTCTTACAAAGTTTTGAGGTTCTTAAAGAACCATGCTACGTTGTTGAGGTTGCACAACCCGGTAGTCAGCAGTAATTTCACAAAATGCATTGCAACATCATCTCAGTGCAAG ATTCAAGAAGAAGTAGCAAAGCTGTTGGCACTAAAAGCACAGCTGGCTCCAGAAGATGCAGCGCCACAAAAGTTCAGTCTTAAAACGCCAAAGGGTACGAGGGACTACAACCCTCAACAGATGAGTTTGAGGAATGGGgtactggataaaatagtagcAATCTTCAAGAGACACGGAGGTGAATGTATTGACACACCTGTGTTTGAATTAAAG GATGTATTAACTGGAAAGTATGGAGAAGATTCAAAGCTCATATATGACTTGAAGGACCAAGGTGGTGAGATCTTAGCCTTAAGATATGACTTGACAGTGCCATTGGCAAGATACTTGGCTATGAACAAGATTAACACATTGAAGAGATACCACATTGGAAAGGTGTACCGTCGCGATAACCCGGCGATGACTAGGGGGCGATACAGGGAGTTTTATCAGtgt GATTTCGATATAGCAGGTCAGTATGACCCGATGGTGCCAGATGCGGAATGTTTGAAGGTGGTCACAGAGATTCTGGAGTCGCTTGAGATTGGCCAGTATGTGTTGAAGGTGAACCACAGACGGCTTCTCGACGGTATGTTCGAAGTTTGTGGGGTGCCAGCTGATAAGTTCAGGACAGCTTGCTCAGCGGTTGATAAGTTAGATAAG TCGCCGTGGGAGGAAGTGAGATCAGAAATGATAAATGAGAAACAAATATCTCCTGATGCGGCGGACAGGATCGGAGAGTACGTGCGTCTGAACGGTGGCGTCGAACTGGTTGAGAAACTACTCAAAGACGAGAAACTGTCCAAAACGAAGGCTGCCGTCGAAGGCCTTGAAGGCGTGAAGCTTCTGCTAGAGTATTGTGAACTCTTTGGTATCAAGGATAAAATACTCTTCGATCTAAGTCTTGCGAGAGGCTTGGACTACTACACTGGCGTTATTTATGAAGCTGTCTTAACGC AGCCAATTAAAATCGGCAATGAAGACCAAACTGTTGGATCCATCGCTGCTGGCGGCCGATACGATAATCTTGTTGGAATGTTCGACTCTAAACACAAACAG GTTCCCTGCGTAGGCCTCAGTATTGGTGTAGAGCGTATATTCTCCGTCATGGAAGCTAAGTTAGCGGCCGGCGTGATCAGCGTGCGTACCAATGACATCGACGTGTACGTTGCGTCTGCGCAGAAGAACTTCTTGGAGGAGCGCATGAAAATATGCGCAGAGCTGTGGAATGCTGGtattaag ACTGAGCAATCATACAAGAAGAATCCTAAAATGCTAAACCAACTGCAGCACTGCGAGGACAACGGCATTCCTATCGCCGTAGTACTAGGCGAGTCCGAGCTCAAAAGGGGCGTGGTCAAAGTTCGAAACGTGACGTCACGGCAAGAAGACGAAATACCAAGAGAAAAACTTGTTGAGGAACTGAAAGCAAGGATCGCCGCGTTAAGTGTTAAAGACGTGAATGGTTCCGCGTGA